One Glycine max cultivar Williams 82 chromosome 6, Glycine_max_v4.0, whole genome shotgun sequence DNA segment encodes these proteins:
- the LOC100787451 gene encoding enolase 1, chloroplastic produces the protein MALNLTHQPAIKAPSSSSFAASRPLRAPQSVPLRSPQRSLAVRAAATESPAPAVTAVRECKVKSVKARQIVDSRGNPTVEVDLVANGLFRSAVPSGASTGIYEALELRDGDKSVYGGKGVLNAVRNINEVLAPKLVGVDVRNQADVDAIMLEIDGTPNKSKLGANAILGVSLSVCRAGAGAKGVPLYKHIQEISGTKELVMPVPAFNVINGGSHAGNNLAMQEFMILPVGATSFAEAFRMGSEVYHVLKGIIKAKYGQDACNVGDEGGFAPNVQDNREGLVLLMDAIEKAGYTGKIKIGMDVAASEFYTKDGKYDLNFKKQPNDGAHVHSAQSLGQLYKDFVKEFPIVSIEDPFDQDDWGSWASLLSSVDIQLVGDDLLVTNPKRIAEAIQKKACNGLLLKVNQIGTVTESIQAALDSKAAGWGVMVSHRSGETEDNFIADLSVGLASGQIKTGAPCRSERLAKYNQLLRIEEELGSVQYAGEAFRSP, from the exons CCGTGCGCGCCGCCGCCACGGAGTCTCCGGCGCCGGCGGTTACGGCGGTGAGGGAGTGTAAGGTGAAGTCAGTGAAGGCGCGGCAGATCGTGGACAGCCGCGGGAACCCGACGGTGGAGGTGGACCTGGTGGCGAACGGGCTTTTCCGATCGGCGGTGCCGAGCGGCGCGTCGACGGGGATTTACGAGGCGTTGGAGCTGAGGGACGGGGACAAGAGCGTTTACGGCGGGAAGGGAGTTCTTAACGCCGTTAGGAACATCAACGAGGTCTTGGCTCCCAAACTCGTTGGCGTCGACGTTAG GAATCAAGCTGATGTGGATGCTATTATGCTGGAAATTGATGGAACTCCTAACAAATCAAAACTAGGGGCTAATGCAATATTGGGAGTTTCACTGAGTGTATGTAGAGCTGGTGCAGGGGCAAAGGGAGTTCCCTTGTACAAGCACATCCAGGAGATTTCAGGAACAAAGGAACTTGTTATGCCAGTTCCAGCTTTCAATGTTATAAATGGGGGAAGTCATGCTGGGAATAATCTGGCTATGCAAGAATTTATGATACTACCAGTTGGAGCCACTTCATTTGCTGAGGCATTCCGCATGGGCAGTGAAG TTTATCATGTATTAAAGGGAATAATCAAGGCAAAATATGGACAAGATGCATGTAATGTTGGAGATGAAGGAGGATTTGCTCCCAATGTTCAAGATAACAGGGAGGGGCTTGTCTTACTCATGGATGCTATTGAGAAAGCTGGTTATACTGGCAAG ATTAAAATAGGCATGGATGTTGCAGCTTCAGAGTTTTACACTAAGGATGGGAAGTATGATTTGAACTTCAAGAAACAACCAAATGATGGAGCTCATGTTCACTCTGCCCAGAGTCTTGGTCAACTATAtaaagattttgtgaaagaaTTTCCCATTGTGTCAATTGAGGATCCATTTGATCAAGATGATTGGGGTTCATGGGCTTCACTTCTCTCTTCAGTTGATATTCAACTTGTAGGAGATGATTTGTTAGTTACAAATCCCAAGAGAATAGCTGAGGCCATCCAAAAGAAGGCTTGCAATGGTTTGCTTCTAAAG GTTAACCAAATTGGTACAGTGACTGAATCTATTCAGGCTGCACTTGACTCAAAGGCTGCAGGTTGGGGTGTCATGGTTAGTCATCGGAGTGGTGAAACTGAGGATAACTTCATTGCTGATCTCTCTGTTGGCTTGGCCAGTGGACAG ATAAAGACTGGTGCTCCTTGCCGAAGTGAGCGATTGGCAAAGTATAATCAG ctTCTTCGGATTGAAGAGGAACTTGGAAGTGTGCAATATGCCGGTGAAGCTTTCAGATCACCTTAG